A single genomic interval of Daucus carota subsp. sativus chromosome 1, DH1 v3.0, whole genome shotgun sequence harbors:
- the LOC108205513 gene encoding amino acid permease 3, whose protein sequence is MSQKPAHHNHSLEISMQPALGSSKLFDDDGRLKRTGTIWTASAHIITAVIGSGVLSLAWATAQLGWIAGPAVLLLFSFVTYYTSCLLASCYRSGDPDTGKRNYTYMEAVEANLGGFKVKLCGAIQYINLFGVAIGYTIAASISMTAIKRSDCFHESDAKDPCHISSTPYMIAFGAMEILFSQIPDFDQISWLSIVAAIMSFTYSSIGLALGISKVAETGEFRGSLTGISIGAVTQTQKIWRSFQALGAIAFAYSYSLILIEIQDTVKSPPSESKTMKKATLLSVAVTTVFYMLCGCFGYAAFGDLAPGNLLTGFGFYNPFWLLDIANIAIVVHLVGAYQVYCQPLFAFVEKHAARVFPQSNFINKDYDIPLPGGFRPYKLNLFRLVWRTIFVIITTVISMLMPFFNDVVGILGAFGFWPLTVYFPVEMYIVQKKIPKWSSRWICLQILSVACLIISIAAAAGSFAGVVTDLKVYRPFQSIY, encoded by the exons ATGTCTCAAAAACCAGCCCACCACAACCATAGCTTGGAAATTTCGATGCAACCAGCGCTAGGCAGCTCCAAGCTTTTCGACGATGATGGTCGTCTTAAAAGAACAG GGACGATTTGGACAGCAAGTGCGCACATAATAACAGCAGTCATTGGTTCGGGAGTTCTGTCTTTGGCTTGGGCCACAGCGCAGCTTGGATGGATTGCTGGTCCGGCTGTTCTGCTCTTGTTTTCTTTCGTCACGTACTACACGTCTTGCCTTTTGGCTTCGTGTTATCGGTCTGGAGATCCTGATACTGGAAAGAGAAATTATACTTACATGGAGGCTGTGGAAGCTAATCTTG GTGGTTTCAAGGTTAAACTTTGTGGCGCTATTCAATACATAAATCTTTTCGGGGTTGCCATCGGGTACACAATTGCAGCATCTATCAGTATGAC GGCAATAAAAAGGTCTGATTGTTTCCATGAAAGTGATGCTAAGGATCCTTGCCACATCTCAAGCACTCCTTATATGATTGCATTTGGTGCCATGGAGATACTCTTCTCACAAATCCCAGATTTTGATCAAATCTCTTGGCTTTCGATTGTTGCCGCTATAATGTCCTTCACCTACTCTTCAATAGGTCTTGCACTTGGAATTTCCAAAGTTGCAG AAACCGGAGAATTCAGGGGAAGCCTTACTGGAATTAGCATTGGTGCTGTTACTCAAACACAGAAGATATGGAGGAGCTTCCAAGCACTTGGAGCAATAGCTTTTGCCTACTCCTACTCTCTAATACTTATCGAAATCCAGGATACAGTCAAATCTCCACCCTCAGAATCCAAAACAATGAAGAAAGCTACCCTATTAAGTGTTGCAGTGACTACTGTTTTCTACATGCTCTGTGGCTGTTTCGGCTATGCTGCATTTGGTGACTTAGCTCCCGGAAACCTCCTAACCGGGTTCGGATTTTACAACCCCTTTTGGCTTCTCGACATTGCCAACATAGCCATAGTAGTCCACCTTGTTGGTGCATACCAAGTCTACTGCCAACCCTTatttgcctttgttgaaaaaCATGCTGCCAGAGTATTTCCCCAGAGCAACTTCATCAACAAAGACTACGACATTCCATTGCCCGGGGGATTTAGGCCTTACAAGCTAAATCTTTTCCGCCTGGTTTGGAGGACGATATTCGTGATCATCACCACAGTCATATCAATGCTTATGCCATTCTTTAACGACGTAGTTGGCATACTTGGAGCATTCGGGTTCTGGCCACTGACTGTTTACTTCCCGGTGGAAATGTACATTGTTCAGAAGAAGATACCAAAATGGAGCAGCAGATGGATTTGTCTACAGATCTTGAGCGTTGCGTGCCTGATTATTTCAATAGCAGCGGCAGCTGGTTCATTTGCTGGAGTTGTTACGGATCTCAAAGTTTATAGGCCATTCCAAAGCATATACTAG